In the genome of Polaribacter sp. MED152, one region contains:
- a CDS encoding lysophospholipid acyltransferase family protein: MNVIIFYLTYPLLWLFSRLPMAILYVISDFFYAILYYLIGYRKQVILQNLSYAFPDKTDEEKAKIAKNFYRHFTDIIVESIKGFSISEKEILKRYTYKNPELVNKYIKEGRSIALVGAHLANWEWSISLPLVIDTKIFGAYNKLRNETFETTLKENREKFGVKGETTANFMKLMKSNFENKVQGAYILLSDQSPHVVKTFYWFEFFGVKVPVHTGAEMLAKKYNLAVINYKAKKIKRGYYETEFELIAEHPTEFENYKITEKFLAITEKNVKEQPENYLWSHKRFKHKDRFNEWQEMQESKQKTKS, translated from the coding sequence ATGAATGTTATAATATTCTATTTAACCTATCCCTTGCTTTGGTTATTTTCAAGATTGCCAATGGCAATTTTATATGTAATATCAGACTTTTTTTATGCAATATTATACTATTTAATTGGCTATAGAAAACAGGTAATCTTACAAAATTTATCTTACGCTTTTCCTGATAAAACAGATGAAGAAAAAGCTAAGATCGCTAAGAATTTTTACAGACATTTTACAGACATTATTGTTGAGAGTATCAAAGGTTTTTCCATCTCTGAAAAAGAGATTTTAAAACGATACACCTACAAAAACCCAGAGTTAGTAAACAAGTACATTAAAGAAGGTAGAAGCATTGCTTTAGTAGGTGCTCATTTAGCAAATTGGGAATGGTCTATAAGTTTACCTCTGGTTATAGATACTAAAATTTTTGGAGCTTATAACAAGCTTAGAAATGAAACATTTGAAACTACATTAAAGGAAAATAGAGAGAAATTTGGGGTAAAAGGTGAAACAACCGCGAATTTTATGAAACTGATGAAATCTAACTTTGAAAATAAGGTTCAAGGTGCATATATTTTATTAAGTGATCAAAGTCCTCATGTAGTAAAAACCTTTTATTGGTTTGAGTTTTTTGGTGTAAAAGTACCTGTACACACAGGTGCAGAAATGCTTGCCAAAAAGTACAATTTAGCCGTAATAAATTATAAAGCTAAAAAGATTAAAAGAGGTTATTATGAAACTGAATTTGAGTTAATTGCAGAACATCCTACTGAATTTGAAAATTATAAGATTACAGAAAAATTTTTAGCTATTACTGAGAAAAACGTTAAAGAACAGCCAGAAAATTACTTATGGTCTCACAAAAGGTTTAAACATAAAGACAGGTTTAATGAATGGCAAGAAATGCAAGAATCTAAACAGAAAACCAAGAGCTAA
- a CDS encoding DUF6090 family protein has product MLHLFKRIRRKLLVEKRLSNYIFYAIGEVLLVVIGILLAIQFSNLNLKKAEIEKEIWYLDNIANDMFNQKDGLLNLKDYYTETLGIAKDLLLDFKKNMSYSKIDSLSFKLNQLMGSDTYPNIDNTYRELLSSGQVSLIENDSLVLNIIDFYLFTDELENIYKVNQSQVFYGEVYSTLNKYSEVDISHFVEEENLLFEDKEAQKYILSELEKPNNRLALTNAIKTKILVISDYLLNVNESLNLVDKMINEIDDEIELLKE; this is encoded by the coding sequence ATGCTACATTTATTTAAACGAATTCGTCGTAAACTACTCGTAGAAAAAAGGCTAAGCAATTATATTTTTTATGCAATAGGTGAAGTGCTATTGGTTGTTATTGGTATTTTATTAGCCATACAGTTTAGTAATTTAAACCTAAAAAAAGCTGAAATAGAAAAAGAAATCTGGTATCTAGATAATATTGCTAATGATATGTTTAACCAGAAAGATGGGCTTCTAAATTTGAAAGACTATTATACTGAAACTTTAGGAATTGCAAAAGATCTTTTACTAGACTTTAAAAAAAACATGAGCTATTCAAAAATAGATAGTTTATCTTTTAAACTCAACCAATTAATGGGTTCTGATACTTACCCAAATATTGATAATACGTATAGAGAATTACTTTCTTCAGGTCAGGTTTCTTTAATAGAAAATGATAGTTTGGTTCTAAATATTATCGATTTTTATTTGTTTACAGATGAACTTGAAAACATTTATAAAGTCAATCAAAGTCAAGTATTTTATGGCGAAGTATACAGTACTTTAAACAAATATTCTGAAGTAGATATATCCCATTTCGTGGAGGAAGAGAATCTACTTTTCGAAGATAAGGAAGCACAAAAATATATTCTATCCGAATTGGAAAAACCAAACAACAGACTAGCACTAACAAATGCAATAAAAACCAAGATTCTTGTTATCTCTGATTACCTTTTAAATGTAAACGAATCTCTTAATCTAGTAGACAAGATGATTAATGAGATTGATGATGAAATAGAACTTCTGAAAGAATAA
- a CDS encoding lysophospholipid acyltransferase family protein produces the protein MQYLFFLIIYPIIWIISKLPMQILHGISTVIYVFTFHIFGYRKKVVLTNLKLAFPDKNTDEILRIRKAFFKHFSDLFVETIKAISISEKEILKRYKYTNPELVNKYLSQNRSIALVSAHQANWEWSVNSPLVLNTNVKGAYTRIGNRFFDKTVKGSRERFGFICYESSKTVQAIYSDFKNKIQGAYLLISDQSPQVEHALYWKDFFGVKVPFHVGAETLSKKFDLVVINCATKRVKRGFYETTFELIAEHPKEFENYQITDKYIALTEKLVREQPEFYLWSHKRFKHRNKYKLWEKNKKAKLKNKL, from the coding sequence ATGCAATATTTATTTTTTCTGATAATTTATCCGATAATTTGGATAATCTCCAAACTACCAATGCAAATTTTACATGGAATTTCTACTGTAATTTATGTATTTACTTTTCACATTTTTGGTTACAGAAAAAAAGTGGTTTTAACGAATTTAAAACTGGCTTTTCCAGATAAAAACACGGATGAAATACTACGAATTAGAAAGGCTTTTTTTAAACATTTTTCAGACCTATTTGTAGAAACGATTAAGGCCATTTCAATATCAGAAAAAGAGATTTTAAAACGTTATAAATATACGAATCCAGAACTCGTAAACAAATACTTAAGTCAAAATAGAAGCATTGCTTTAGTTAGTGCTCATCAAGCCAATTGGGAATGGTCTGTAAATTCACCTTTAGTTTTAAATACCAATGTTAAAGGGGCTTATACAAGAATTGGAAATCGATTTTTTGACAAAACTGTAAAAGGTTCTAGAGAACGTTTTGGCTTTATTTGTTATGAATCTTCTAAAACTGTACAAGCTATTTACAGCGATTTTAAAAATAAAATTCAAGGTGCGTATTTACTAATTAGCGATCAATCTCCTCAAGTAGAACACGCCCTTTATTGGAAAGATTTTTTTGGTGTAAAAGTACCCTTTCATGTTGGTGCAGAAACGCTATCAAAAAAGTTTGATTTAGTGGTAATTAATTGTGCTACAAAAAGGGTAAAAAGAGGATTTTATGAAACGACTTTTGAATTAATTGCTGAACATCCAAAAGAGTTTGAAAACTACCAAATAACAGATAAATACATAGCTCTCACAGAAAAATTAGTAAGAGAACAGCCTGAATTTTACTTGTGGTCTCACAAACGCTTTAAGCACAGAAACAAGTATAAATTGTGGGAGAAAAACAAAAAAGCAAAACTGAAAAATAAGTTGTAA
- the glmM gene encoding phosphoglucosamine mutase, with product MTLIKSISGIRGTIGGKTADNLTPIDAVKFASAYGAFIKKRNPSKEKLTIVVGRDARISGKMISSLVANTLVGLGIDVIDLGLSTTPTVEVAVPLEKADGGIILTASHNPKQWNALKLLNEKGEFLNGEDGEQILALAESEDFEFAEVDDLGSYTKNNTYLQKHIQEVLNLELVDVDAIKKANFKVVVDGVNSTGGLFIPALLKELNVECVELYCIPNGQFPHNPEPLKEHLTDISELVVKENADFGIVVDPDVDRLAIVSEDGSMFGEEYTLVACADYVLGRLNGGNTVSNLSSSRALRDVTEKHGGTYTASAVGEVNVVIKMKETNTVIGGEGNGGIIYPDSHYGRDSLVGVALFLSHLAHQKVSCKTLRDSYPSYFMSKNKIQLTPSIDVDAILETMATKYAKEDVNTIDGVKIDFAEEWIHLRKSNTEPIIRIYTEAKSQEAADALAQRFIAEIKEIIA from the coding sequence ATGACACTTATAAAATCAATATCAGGAATTAGAGGTACAATTGGGGGTAAAACAGCAGATAATTTAACCCCTATAGATGCAGTAAAATTTGCTTCAGCTTATGGAGCTTTTATCAAAAAAAGAAATCCAAGTAAAGAAAAATTAACGATTGTTGTTGGTAGAGATGCTCGTATTTCTGGGAAAATGATTTCTAGTTTAGTGGCAAATACGCTAGTAGGTTTAGGTATAGATGTTATAGATTTAGGTTTATCTACTACACCTACAGTAGAAGTGGCTGTTCCTTTAGAAAAAGCTGATGGAGGTATAATTTTAACGGCTTCTCACAATCCCAAACAATGGAATGCGCTTAAGTTATTGAACGAAAAAGGTGAATTCTTAAATGGTGAAGATGGAGAACAAATTTTGGCTTTAGCAGAAAGTGAAGATTTTGAATTTGCAGAAGTTGATGATTTAGGATCGTACACTAAAAACAATACATACTTACAAAAACATATTCAAGAAGTTTTAAACTTAGAATTAGTAGATGTTGACGCAATAAAAAAGGCTAACTTTAAAGTAGTTGTTGATGGTGTAAATTCTACAGGAGGTTTATTTATACCTGCATTATTAAAAGAATTAAATGTAGAGTGTGTAGAATTATATTGTATACCAAATGGTCAATTTCCTCACAATCCAGAACCTTTAAAAGAACACTTAACAGATATTTCTGAGTTGGTAGTTAAAGAAAATGCCGACTTTGGTATAGTTGTAGATCCTGATGTAGATAGATTGGCAATTGTTTCTGAAGACGGTTCTATGTTTGGTGAAGAATATACTTTAGTGGCATGTGCAGATTACGTTTTAGGCAGATTAAATGGTGGTAATACTGTATCGAACTTGTCATCTTCTAGAGCGTTAAGAGATGTTACTGAGAAACATGGAGGTACTTACACAGCTTCAGCAGTTGGAGAAGTAAATGTTGTAATTAAAATGAAAGAAACCAATACAGTAATTGGAGGAGAAGGAAATGGAGGAATTATTTATCCAGACTCTCATTATGGACGAGATTCTCTAGTTGGTGTCGCTTTATTTTTGTCTCATTTGGCACATCAAAAAGTATCTTGTAAAACCTTAAGAGATTCATATCCAAGTTATTTTATGAGTAAAAATAAAATACAATTAACACCTTCAATAGATGTTGATGCTATTTTAGAAACCATGGCTACAAAATATGCAAAAGAAGATGTAAACACAATAGATGGTGTTAAAATCGATTTTGCTGAAGAATGGATTCACTTAAGAAAATCGAATACTGAGCCAATTATTAGAATTTATACAGAAGCAAAGTCACAAGAAGCTGCAGATGCTTTAGCACAAAGATTTATAGCAGAAATTAAAGAAATAATTGCCTAA
- a CDS encoding RidA family protein: MNIKSTFLVLCCLTSILSCKNSNTNIVKHHKSHEESRKNVPFSDVVQVNNLYFLTGQIGKDHKNGKIVEGGIEVETKQALENIKAVLNHHNLEMEDVVKCTVILADINDFSKMNVIYRSFFKENLPARTTFAANLVAGAKIEIEVVAARK, from the coding sequence ATGAACATAAAATCAACATTTCTAGTTTTATGCTGTTTAACATCTATTTTATCTTGTAAAAATAGCAATACTAACATTGTTAAGCATCATAAATCTCATGAAGAAAGCAGAAAAAATGTTCCATTTTCTGATGTTGTACAAGTTAACAATTTGTACTTTTTAACAGGGCAAATTGGTAAGGATCATAAAAATGGTAAAATTGTAGAAGGTGGTATAGAAGTTGAAACCAAACAAGCCCTAGAAAATATTAAAGCAGTTTTAAATCATCATAATTTGGAAATGGAAGATGTGGTAAAGTGCACTGTTATTCTGGCTGATATCAATGATTTTTCTAAAATGAATGTAATTTATCGTTCTTTTTTCAAGGAAAATCTACCTGCAAGAACTACATTTGCAGCCAATTTAGTTGCAGGTGCAAAAATTGAAATTGAAGTGGTTGCTGCAAGAAAGTAG
- the cmk gene encoding (d)CMP kinase, with the protein MTKKITIAIDGFSSTGKSTIAKLIAKKYNYVYVDTGAMYRAVSLYAKNNDFVNQNSIDKEGLIASLENITITFKFNEALGFAEVFLNDKNVEKEIRTLEVSQLVSKVAAISEVRKKLVAEQQEMGKNGGVVMDGRDIGTVVFPDADLKLFMTASADKRATRRYKELIDRGDKVLYEDILFNVQERDRIDSTREDSPLMKADDAIEFDNSDMGITEQFERICTLIDNKLA; encoded by the coding sequence ATGACAAAAAAAATTACAATTGCTATAGATGGCTTTTCATCTACAGGTAAAAGTACCATTGCTAAATTAATAGCAAAAAAATATAATTATGTTTATGTAGATACTGGAGCTATGTATAGAGCTGTTAGTTTGTACGCTAAAAATAATGATTTTGTTAATCAAAATTCTATTGATAAAGAAGGTTTAATAGCTAGCTTAGAAAATATAACAATTACTTTTAAGTTCAATGAAGCTTTAGGTTTTGCTGAAGTATTTTTGAATGATAAAAATGTTGAAAAAGAAATCAGAACTCTTGAAGTTTCTCAATTAGTAAGTAAGGTGGCTGCCATTTCTGAAGTAAGAAAAAAATTGGTAGCTGAGCAGCAAGAAATGGGTAAAAATGGTGGAGTAGTTATGGATGGTAGAGATATAGGCACAGTTGTTTTTCCTGATGCCGATCTTAAATTATTTATGACAGCTTCTGCAGATAAAAGAGCAACAAGGCGTTATAAAGAATTGATTGATAGAGGAGATAAAGTTTTATATGAAGATATACTTTTTAATGTTCAAGAACGAGATAGAATTGATTCTACAAGAGAAGATTCACCATTAATGAAGGCAGATGATGCCATTGAATTTGATAATTCAGATATGGGAATTACTGAACAATTTGAAAGAATTTGTACTTTAATAGACAATAAACTAGCTTAA
- a CDS encoding aminotransferase class V-fold PLP-dependent enzyme has product MSLEQYFSQFRKHIVGIDQTFTSPYGKQNLVYCDWTASGRLYRPIENKLTNDFGPFVANTHTETSTSGAAMTLAYHEARKIIKRHVNANDDDVLITTGSGMTGVVNKFQRILGLKVAEHLKDHTTVPEDIRPVVFVSHMEHHSNQTSWLETIADVEVVPCDEHGLLCLKEFEKSIKKYEHKAIKIASITSCSNVTGIKTNYHKVAKLIHSYNGLCFVDFACCAPYVAIDMHPENEDEYLDAIFFSPHKFLGGPGSAGVLIFNKKLYKNTVPDNPGGGTVSYTNPWGQHDYFDDVETREDGGTPGFLQTIRIALSIQLKEKMGTDKIKEREDEINAIIFDTLEQLEGVKILAPEHKKRLSIFSFYFEKYHFNLVVKLLNDRFGIQTRGGCSCAGTYGHFLLNVNQETSNKIKSQILEGCSTEKPGWVRLSLHPTITNKELDFVCQSLKELSINIEDWAKDYKYDAIKNDYVHKTIAPIEKELVSSWFSV; this is encoded by the coding sequence ATGAGTTTAGAGCAGTATTTTTCGCAATTTAGAAAACATATAGTTGGTATAGATCAAACATTTACATCTCCTTATGGTAAACAAAATTTGGTGTATTGTGATTGGACTGCAAGTGGCAGATTGTATAGGCCTATAGAAAATAAACTAACTAATGATTTTGGTCCTTTTGTGGCAAATACGCATACAGAAACTTCTACTTCAGGAGCAGCTATGACCTTGGCCTACCATGAAGCAAGAAAAATTATCAAAAGGCATGTAAATGCAAATGATGATGATGTTTTAATTACAACAGGTTCAGGAATGACAGGCGTTGTAAATAAATTTCAAAGAATTTTAGGCTTAAAAGTAGCAGAACATTTAAAAGACCATACCACAGTTCCTGAAGACATAAGGCCAGTAGTATTTGTATCTCATATGGAGCATCATTCTAACCAAACATCTTGGTTAGAAACCATAGCAGATGTAGAAGTTGTGCCTTGTGATGAACATGGTTTACTGTGCTTAAAAGAGTTTGAGAAAAGTATTAAAAAGTACGAGCATAAAGCCATTAAAATAGCCTCAATAACTTCATGTTCTAATGTTACAGGTATTAAAACAAACTACCATAAAGTAGCGAAGCTAATTCATAGTTACAATGGTTTATGTTTTGTAGATTTTGCTTGTTGTGCACCTTATGTGGCTATTGACATGCACCCTGAAAATGAAGATGAATATTTAGATGCAATCTTCTTTTCTCCTCATAAATTTTTAGGAGGTCCAGGAAGTGCAGGAGTTTTAATTTTCAACAAGAAATTATACAAAAATACGGTTCCTGATAATCCAGGAGGTGGTACTGTAAGTTATACAAACCCTTGGGGTCAGCATGATTATTTTGATGATGTTGAAACCAGAGAAGATGGTGGAACCCCAGGTTTTCTTCAAACTATTAGAATTGCACTTTCTATTCAGTTGAAAGAAAAAATGGGTACAGATAAAATAAAAGAAAGAGAAGATGAAATTAATGCCATTATTTTTGACACTCTAGAACAACTAGAAGGTGTTAAAATATTAGCTCCTGAGCATAAAAAAAGACTTAGTATTTTTTCTTTTTACTTTGAAAAATATCATTTTAACTTAGTTGTAAAGTTATTGAATGATAGGTTTGGTATACAAACCAGAGGTGGATGCTCTTGTGCAGGAACTTATGGGCATTTTTTATTGAATGTAAACCAAGAAACTTCTAACAAAATTAAGAGTCAAATCTTAGAAGGTTGTAGTACAGAAAAACCGGGTTGGGTCCGTTTGTCTTTACATCCAACTATTACAAATAAAGAGTTAGATTTTGTTTGTCAATCCCTTAAAGAATTGTCTATAAATATAGAAGATTGGGCAAAGGATTACAAATATGATGCAATTAAAAATGATTACGTTCATAAAACAATTGCACCTATAGAAAAAGAGTTAGTTAGCTCTTGGTTTTCTGTTTAG
- a CDS encoding Xaa-Pro peptidase family protein has translation MKIKLILLGALSMMLLQCSPKEKIEQKIDPLTYWGKNPWPEIRKKRIAELLPSALKQANVNAWLVICRENNNDPLADHVGGENAGGTAVFLFYNDDKGFHSIVFSPSGEATALNDLNIHDKVIPVERGKSAIEQASNFIKKQNFSKIAINSSTTNSTADGLTYTQRLALENHLGEESNKLVSSTDVVYNWLSIKLPEEVEILTRAAELTAQFQIEAYKQVVPGKSTDADIAAFLKQKMAEYGVKDGWAPAQNPNVNSGADRGHSHATDKVIMPGDVIQIDFGIKLYDRWVSDIQRFAYVLKEGETKAPKDIQYYWESGKAGSRAALAAMKPGVKGIDVDRAQRVLMEKAKSEYVMWSTGHPVGYVAHDVGPNLGGSQASHVRPAAQKELKEGMTFAFDGFHAWKLADGKEKTISVEEMAVVTKNGARYLTKPQEELILISNK, from the coding sequence ATGAAAATTAAACTGATACTTTTAGGAGCGCTTTCAATGATGTTGCTTCAATGTTCACCAAAAGAGAAAATTGAGCAAAAGATAGATCCTCTTACTTATTGGGGAAAGAATCCTTGGCCAGAAATTCGTAAAAAACGAATTGCAGAATTACTGCCAAGTGCATTAAAGCAGGCAAATGTAAATGCATGGTTGGTAATATGCAGAGAAAATAATAATGATCCTTTAGCAGATCATGTTGGAGGTGAAAACGCAGGAGGAACTGCAGTGTTTTTGTTTTATAATGATGATAAAGGTTTTCATTCCATAGTATTTTCTCCTTCAGGAGAGGCTACAGCTTTAAATGATTTAAATATTCATGATAAAGTAATACCAGTAGAAAGAGGTAAATCTGCTATAGAACAAGCCTCAAATTTTATCAAGAAACAAAATTTTTCTAAAATAGCAATTAACTCGTCTACTACTAATTCTACAGCAGATGGTTTAACTTATACTCAAAGATTGGCTTTAGAAAATCACTTGGGTGAAGAATCTAACAAATTAGTTTCTTCTACTGATGTAGTCTATAATTGGCTTTCTATAAAACTACCTGAAGAAGTAGAAATTTTAACTAGAGCTGCAGAACTTACAGCTCAATTTCAAATAGAAGCTTACAAACAAGTTGTTCCAGGTAAATCTACAGATGCCGATATTGCAGCTTTTTTAAAACAAAAAATGGCAGAATATGGTGTTAAAGATGGTTGGGCACCAGCACAAAATCCGAATGTAAATTCGGGTGCAGACAGAGGTCATTCTCATGCCACAGATAAAGTAATAATGCCTGGAGATGTAATTCAAATTGATTTCGGAATTAAATTATATGATAGATGGGTTTCAGATATTCAACGATTTGCTTATGTACTTAAAGAAGGGGAAACTAAAGCTCCAAAAGATATTCAGTATTATTGGGAAAGTGGAAAGGCAGGTAGCAGAGCAGCTTTAGCGGCTATGAAACCAGGTGTAAAAGGTATAGATGTAGATAGAGCTCAAAGAGTTTTAATGGAAAAAGCTAAAAGTGAATATGTAATGTGGTCTACAGGTCATCCTGTAGGATATGTGGCTCATGATGTAGGACCTAATTTAGGAGGTTCACAAGCATCCCATGTAAGACCAGCAGCACAAAAAGAATTAAAAGAAGGAATGACCTTTGCCTTTGATGGGTTTCATGCTTGGAAACTTGCAGATGGAAAAGAGAAAACTATTTCTGTAGAAGAAATGGCAGTTGTTACCAAAAATGGTGCTAGGTATTTAACCAAACCTCAAGAAGAATTAATCTTAATATCAAATAAATAA
- the rpsA gene encoding 30S ribosomal protein S1: protein MSEETKNTEEQVASDVQNAATPAVEEKQDPKQFLADFNWHKYEQGIEAVDEEKLKEFEEALKGTIGFVNESDVIEGTVVRITDRDAIIDINSKSEGVISLNEFRYNQNLAEGDTVEVLVDKREDSSGQLVLSHKKARVIKAWERVNNAHETGEVVNGFVKCRTRGGMIVDVFGIEAFLPGSQIDVKPIRDYDQYVEKTMEFKVVKINHEFKNVVVSHKALIEADIELQKKEIIGQLEKGQVLEGVVKNITSYGVFVDLGGVDGLVHITDLSWSRINHPNEVVELDQKLNVVILDFDDNKSRIQLGLKQLTAHPWEALDDSLKVGDKVTGEVVVLADYGAFVEVEQGVEGLIHVSEMSWSTHLRSAQDFVKVGDKVEAQVLTLDREDRKMSLGIKQLHPDPWTDITTKYPVGSTHTGTVRNYTNFGVFVELEEGIDGLVYISDLSWTKKIKHPSDFVTVGQKLDVQVLELDVENRKLNLGHKQTQDNPWDAHEATYAIGSTHEGTIKEKNDKGATVSFADGVEGFAPTRFLEKEDGSKLEKGDTVQFIVMEFSKEYRRVVVSHTSLFKEQERKNIKAAAKKSADAEKTTLGDIGGLADLKAQMEAKAKKK from the coding sequence ATGTCTGAAGAAACAAAAAATACTGAAGAGCAAGTAGCTTCTGATGTACAAAACGCAGCAACTCCTGCTGTAGAGGAAAAACAAGATCCAAAACAATTTTTAGCTGACTTTAACTGGCACAAATACGAACAAGGTATTGAAGCTGTTGATGAAGAAAAATTAAAAGAATTCGAAGAGGCTTTAAAAGGTACTATTGGTTTTGTTAATGAAAGTGATGTAATTGAAGGAACTGTAGTAAGAATTACAGATAGAGACGCAATTATAGACATTAACTCTAAATCTGAAGGTGTAATTTCGTTAAACGAATTTCGTTACAACCAAAATTTAGCAGAAGGAGATACAGTAGAAGTATTAGTTGATAAGAGAGAAGATTCTTCTGGTCAGTTAGTATTATCTCACAAAAAAGCGAGAGTAATTAAAGCTTGGGAAAGAGTAAACAATGCTCATGAAACAGGTGAAGTAGTTAACGGTTTTGTTAAGTGTAGAACTAGAGGTGGTATGATTGTAGATGTTTTCGGAATCGAAGCATTCTTACCTGGATCTCAAATTGATGTTAAACCAATTAGAGATTACGATCAGTATGTAGAGAAAACAATGGAATTCAAAGTTGTAAAAATCAACCACGAATTTAAAAACGTTGTTGTATCTCATAAAGCACTTATTGAAGCTGATATTGAATTACAGAAAAAAGAAATCATTGGTCAGTTAGAGAAAGGACAAGTATTAGAAGGTGTTGTTAAAAACATTACTTCTTATGGTGTGTTCGTAGATTTAGGTGGTGTAGATGGTTTAGTACATATTACAGATTTATCTTGGTCTAGAATCAATCATCCAAATGAGGTTGTTGAGTTAGATCAAAAATTAAACGTTGTAATTTTAGACTTTGATGATAACAAATCTAGAATTCAATTAGGTTTAAAACAATTAACTGCACATCCTTGGGAGGCTTTAGATGATTCTTTAAAAGTAGGTGATAAAGTTACTGGAGAAGTTGTTGTTTTAGCTGATTATGGAGCATTCGTAGAAGTAGAGCAAGGAGTAGAAGGGTTAATTCACGTTTCTGAAATGTCTTGGTCAACTCACTTACGTTCTGCACAAGATTTCGTAAAAGTTGGTGATAAAGTAGAAGCGCAAGTTTTAACTTTAGATAGAGAAGACCGTAAAATGTCTTTAGGTATTAAACAATTACATCCAGATCCTTGGACAGACATTACCACTAAATATCCTGTTGGATCAACACATACAGGGACTGTAAGAAATTACACAAACTTTGGTGTTTTTGTTGAGTTAGAAGAAGGTATTGATGGTTTAGTATATATTTCTGATTTATCTTGGACTAAGAAAATTAAGCACCCATCAGACTTTGTAACTGTAGGTCAAAAATTAGATGTTCAAGTATTAGAATTAGATGTTGAGAACAGAAAATTAAACTTAGGTCATAAGCAAACTCAAGATAATCCTTGGGATGCTCATGAAGCTACATACGCAATCGGTTCTACTCACGAAGGAACTATTAAAGAGAAAAACGATAAAGGTGCTACAGTAAGTTTTGCTGATGGTGTTGAAGGTTTTGCTCCTACTAGATTCTTAGAGAAAGAGGATGGTTCTAAATTAGAAAAAGGAGATACTGTACAATTTATTGTTATGGAATTCTCTAAAGAATACAGAAGAGTAGTTGTATCTCATACTTCTTTATTCAAAGAACAAGAGCGTAAGAATATTAAAGCTGCTGCTAAGAAATCTGCAGATGCAGAAAAGACTACTTTAGGTGATATTGGAGGTCTTGCAGACTTAAAAGCACAAATGGAAGCTAAGGCTAAAAAGAAATGA
- a CDS encoding 7-carboxy-7-deazaguanine synthase QueE, translated as MDKKTKDLVDKGIMLPLMEEFYTIQGEGSHTGTAAYFIRVGGCDVGCHWCDVKESWNADLHPPTMADSIIENVKKYTDTVVITGGEPLMWSMDYITELLQKNNIKTHIETSGAYSFSGKWDWFCLSPKKTKLPLTENYREADELKMIIHNKSDFDFAEEQATKVGKKCQLFLQPEWSKKEKMTELIVDYVMKNPKWKVSLQTHKYLNIP; from the coding sequence ATGGATAAAAAGACAAAAGATTTAGTAGATAAAGGCATAATGCTTCCTTTAATGGAAGAATTTTATACCATTCAAGGAGAAGGTTCTCATACAGGAACTGCTGCGTACTTTATACGAGTTGGTGGTTGTGATGTTGGGTGCCATTGGTGTGATGTGAAAGAAAGTTGGAATGCAGATTTACACCCACCAACCATGGCTGATTCAATAATAGAAAATGTAAAAAAATACACAGATACTGTTGTTATTACTGGTGGTGAGCCTTTAATGTGGTCTATGGATTATATTACTGAATTGCTACAAAAAAATAATATTAAAACTCATATTGAAACTTCAGGAGCGTATTCTTTCTCTGGAAAATGGGATTGGTTTTGTCTTTCTCCCAAAAAAACAAAATTACCTTTAACCGAAAATTACAGAGAAGCAGATGAGTTAAAAATGATAATTCATAATAAGTCAGATTTTGATTTTGCAGAAGAACAAGCAACTAAAGTTGGTAAAAAATGTCAATTATTTTTACAACCTGAATGGAGCAAAAAAGAGAAAATGACAGAACTAATTGTAGATTATGTAATGAAAAATCCAAAATGGAAAGTTTCTTTACAAACGCATAAATACTTAAATATTCCTTAA